One genomic region from Parafrankia irregularis encodes:
- a CDS encoding M13 family metallopeptidase, translating into MSILDDALEGMDLDVRPQDDLFGHVNGRWLVEAEIPSDRSSWGPFVQLADAAEQQVRDIIADLAAQDPAAQGEETRKIADLYNSFLDFDAVQALGLDPVRPLLDAAGALRDVQGLAAFLGGFERVGGNGLFGSYVDTDDRNSDRYLFHLRQGGLGLPDESYYRDDRFAEIREKYAAYLARMFELAQLPDHEEAAQRILALETLLAKGHWERAETRDVQKTYNLMTTAELAALCPSFDWDAYVTALGGQLTGPHATLAEACVRQPSFFEHLSIVLSDTPVEVWREWLASRVLRAAAPYLSEPFVQTNFDFYGRTLSGAPEPRARWKRGVSFVETAIGEAVGREYVARHFPPQAKAQMDNLVSNLLAAYRESISRLDWMTEETKRRAYEKLETFRPKIGYPDRFRDYSALQVRRDDLVGNAQAAAAFETDRELAKIGSPVDRDEWFMLPQTVNAYYNPGTNEICFPAGILQKPFFSPDAHPAENYGGIGAVIGHEVGHGFDDQGAQYDGAGNLNDWWTPADKAAFEVKSKTLVEQYNALEPRNLPGEKVNGALTVGENIGDLGGLTIAHTAYIIATGGEASRDDRRRLFMNWAYVWRTKRRLELERQYLATDPHSPPELRANIVRNLDEFHEVFGTTPGDGLWLDPDDRVRIW; encoded by the coding sequence GTGAGCATCCTCGACGACGCCCTTGAGGGCATGGACCTCGACGTCCGACCGCAGGACGACCTCTTCGGCCATGTGAACGGCAGATGGCTCGTCGAGGCGGAGATCCCTTCGGACCGTTCGAGCTGGGGCCCGTTCGTACAGCTCGCCGACGCTGCCGAGCAGCAGGTCCGCGACATCATCGCCGACCTCGCCGCCCAGGACCCCGCCGCCCAGGGCGAGGAGACGCGGAAGATCGCCGACCTCTACAACTCCTTCCTGGACTTCGACGCGGTCCAGGCGCTCGGCCTCGACCCGGTACGTCCGCTGCTGGACGCCGCCGGGGCGCTGCGTGACGTCCAGGGCCTCGCCGCCTTCCTCGGCGGCTTCGAGCGGGTCGGCGGCAACGGGCTGTTCGGCTCCTATGTCGACACCGACGACCGCAACTCGGACCGTTACCTGTTCCATCTGCGGCAGGGCGGCCTCGGCCTGCCCGACGAGTCGTACTACCGCGACGACCGGTTCGCCGAGATCCGCGAGAAGTACGCCGCCTACCTGGCCCGCATGTTCGAGCTCGCGCAGCTGCCCGACCACGAGGAGGCCGCGCAGCGGATCCTCGCCCTGGAGACCCTGCTCGCGAAGGGCCACTGGGAGCGGGCCGAGACCCGCGACGTCCAGAAGACCTACAACCTCATGACCACCGCCGAGCTGGCGGCGCTGTGCCCCAGCTTCGACTGGGACGCCTACGTCACCGCGCTGGGCGGTCAGCTGACCGGCCCACACGCCACACTCGCCGAGGCGTGCGTGCGGCAGCCGTCGTTCTTCGAGCATCTGTCGATCGTGCTGAGCGACACTCCGGTCGAGGTCTGGCGCGAGTGGCTGGCGAGCCGGGTGCTGCGCGCGGCCGCACCGTACCTGTCGGAACCGTTCGTCCAGACGAACTTCGACTTCTACGGCCGCACCCTCAGCGGCGCGCCCGAGCCGCGGGCGCGTTGGAAGCGCGGGGTGTCGTTCGTCGAGACCGCGATCGGTGAGGCCGTCGGCCGGGAGTACGTCGCCCGTCACTTCCCGCCGCAGGCCAAGGCGCAGATGGACAACCTTGTCTCGAACCTGCTCGCGGCCTACCGCGAGTCGATCTCCCGGCTGGACTGGATGACCGAGGAGACCAAGCGGCGCGCCTACGAGAAGCTCGAGACGTTCCGGCCGAAGATCGGCTACCCCGACCGGTTCCGGGACTACTCGGCCCTGCAGGTGCGCCGGGACGACCTGGTCGGCAACGCGCAGGCCGCCGCCGCGTTCGAGACGGACCGGGAGCTCGCCAAGATCGGCTCGCCGGTCGACCGGGACGAGTGGTTCATGCTCCCGCAGACGGTCAACGCCTACTACAACCCGGGCACCAACGAGATCTGCTTCCCGGCCGGCATCCTGCAGAAGCCGTTCTTCAGCCCGGACGCCCACCCGGCCGAGAACTACGGCGGCATCGGCGCGGTCATCGGGCACGAGGTCGGCCACGGCTTCGACGACCAGGGGGCGCAGTACGACGGCGCCGGCAACCTCAACGACTGGTGGACCCCGGCCGACAAGGCCGCCTTCGAGGTGAAGTCCAAGACGCTGGTCGAGCAGTACAACGCGCTCGAGCCGCGCAACCTCCCCGGGGAGAAGGTGAACGGTGCGCTCACCGTGGGCGAGAACATCGGTGACCTCGGCGGCCTGACCATCGCGCACACCGCGTACATCATCGCCACCGGCGGCGAGGCGTCCCGGGATGACCGGCGGCGGCTGTTCATGAACTGGGCCTATGTGTGGCGCACCAAGCGCCGCCTCGAGCTCGAGCGCCAGTACCTCGCCACCGACCCGCACAGCCCGCCGGAGCTGCGGGCCAACATCGTGCGCAACCTCGACGAGTTCCACGAGGTCTTCGGCACCACCCCCGGCGACGGCCTGTGGCTCGACCCGGACGACCGGGTCCGCATCTGGTAG